DNA from Eleftheria terrae:
TGCCGAAATGCCGCCCGCCGCCGTTGAGTTCAGCATACGCGAGGCCGACCTCGTCGAGGCCAAACACACGGTCGATCACCGGCACGAGGCGATGGGCCGCCATGGCGCGGGCGGCTTCCGCCAGGTCGGCCACCGAGCCGGTATTGTTGCCGAGCACGCGCAGCGCCTTGACGATGATGGGCATCAGGTCGACCGAAGCGAGTGTGCCGGTGACAAAGCCCACCGTGAACACGGTGCCCCCCACCGCGGCCGCCTGCAGGGAGCGGCCGAGCGTCGCGCCCCCCACTGTTTCCACCACCAGGTCGGCACCTCGTCCATCGGTGAGCGACAGGACCTGTTCGTGCCAGTCGGGTGTGGCTCGGTAGTTGATGAGATGATCGGCGCCCAGCAGCCGCGCACGCTCGAGCTTGTCATCGGACGAGGAGGCCAGGATCACCGTGGCGCCGGACGCCTTCGCGAACTGCAAGGCAAACAGGCTGACGCCGCCTGTCCCCAGCAGCAGCACCACCGAACCGGGACGCACCGCAGCGGAACGCACTGCGTTCCAGGCCGTGGTGGCGGCGATGGGCAGCGTCGCGCCCTGGATGAAATCGAGGTGGGCTGGCAGCGCCACCAGGCTGGCCGCGGGGACCACCACATATTCCGCCAGCGAGCCCGGCAAGTTGATGCCACGCATCGCGGCGACCGCGCCGGGCGTGATCGCGCCGCCTTGCCAGTTCGGCATGAAGTGCGGAATCACGCGGTCGCCCACCGCCAGGCCGTTGACCCCTTCGCCCAGCGCCGCGACTTCGCCCGCGCCGTCGGTGCCCGGAATCATCGGAAAGCTCGCGGCCGGAAAGTGCCCGGTGGCGATCGCCACGTCCACGAAGTTCAAGGCGGCCGCACGCAGGCGCACCAGCACCTCACCGCGGCCGGCTGTCGGCTCGGGCAGCTCGGTGTGGCGGAAGGCGCAGAGGGAGGGGGCAGTGAGTTGAATGGCTTTCATGGTGTATGTGGCGTGCAAAAGGGGCCGTTCGATGTCAAGCGGATCGATGCCAGCCGGCGCCCGGCGGCGAACCGGCCCGGCCCGCGGCATCCGGATTCGCCCCC
Protein-coding regions in this window:
- a CDS encoding zinc-dependent alcohol dehydrogenase family protein, which codes for MKAIQLTAPSLCAFRHTELPEPTAGRGEVLVRLRAAALNFVDVAIATGHFPAASFPMIPGTDGAGEVAALGEGVNGLAVGDRVIPHFMPNWQGGAITPGAVAAMRGINLPGSLAEYVVVPAASLVALPAHLDFIQGATLPIAATTAWNAVRSAAVRPGSVVLLLGTGGVSLFALQFAKASGATVILASSSDDKLERARLLGADHLINYRATPDWHEQVLSLTDGRGADLVVETVGGATLGRSLQAAAVGGTVFTVGFVTGTLASVDLMPIIVKALRVLGNNTGSVADLAEAARAMAAHRLVPVIDRVFGLDEVGLAYAELNGGGRHFGKLAIRL